Below is a genomic region from Helianthus annuus cultivar XRQ/B chromosome 2, HanXRQr2.0-SUNRISE, whole genome shotgun sequence.
ctagccatttattttataacgttttgagtccaattttgttcattttataacaatttgagtccaaaaaattggactcaacaggttaaaatttggactcaaaaggactcaaatggttaatgaaaatgcttatagggactcaggtcgttaaactttttgcttttggactcaactagttaaaaccactaaagcacagggactcaaaaagtaatttaccctattaTTATTTCATTGGAGTGTAAAACgggtgatacgtggtcgaaaacttgttatcgtttgtgcttaagttgatgtttttacatagcttttaatcttgaatagcctacttttaatgggatttgtgttttacaggtctaaaagagtttaaggagctaatcgggagctaaACGAAGCACCGGGACGTGAATcggatcaaccggggatgtgaaatgaacaaaaccgggttaatcacaAAGACTGGATGTGTTTTGGgaatgttaatggatttaaaatgaatatattgaaagatggcatgatagagggctaaattacgagtacgtgggcgaaaacggtgagtaaaacggagctataacgaagaagttatgaagaaaacagtttcggacgaaacaggaaaaactagagggcgtcgggACGGGCTctaggccgtcgccgacgggctctagaaagtTCCGTCGTGAAAAAATGCCCGTAAACAGCCAAACAAGCCGTCGGGTGATTTCAGCAAatggggaggccgtcgccgacgggttgtgGTTTCCTGAAACGCGAAAAATTGGGTATCTTTGATATAGGAACGATTCTAATTGGTCTTGGGGCATTCAACTCGGGAGTTACACTCCTTGGAAGGTTTGAATCTTGTGCTGGGAGCCACAATCACAAAACCATCACCTACCATTCCAGCATCTTGATATCTACAACCCGAATCATCATCATCCAACGCACAATCAATCATCAAACCCTAGTTCACCAATCCATCATCGTTTTCACCATCATCATTccataaaccctaattctccatcattccttcatcctacaagcttcaagatgactccatccgaattccaaacatccggtgatcaagttgcatcaaccatgagcggctaatcatctcagTTTCACCCCggcgtaggtagttgttaattcaagtgtttcgaattgttcttgtttcatcttagtgacaaatttgtgtttggtttttgaaacttttgacaatagtattacatttgttacgaattcatgaattgtcgaacgatgttaaaagttatgactttgtgaaacggtgatatgtaattgtacgttgtcgttgttaggatttacttgtgttgattacaaagtgtctttttgtccgttcttcgggacgttgatagttagtagcacctaagtcacggtacactaaatccgttaatcgaatgcatttgagttgaaactaaaacttgtagaaatcctaggttaacaattaccgaagccgggcgtgattcctttttattattattgttctagtaaccGTTTTTATTGCAATCGTTAAGTAGTATTTGTCAATCATTCTCATCAATCCATTTAGTTAAAAATCATATCTTTCAATTAAACGAAAACACAAAAatactttagcaagcttcataaattgtgacaattgttttaattcattcgaatccacacacaaaccacatactcttcgtggttcgaccccttactaccactaacacattgttaagggtaatttgggcttataaatattatctttgaccggagcgcgacactccgatcaaattttggcgccgttgccggggagtgcgtgcgctttgtgtttggatatggtttgaattttttcgtgattaactgtttaatttggTTAACTTTCTTGTTTGCACTTGtttttttccttgttacgcggggtgtgttacttgtgcaggttacaggtagtgcatgcatacgcgcAACTCCGGGCGGACATCACCTCTAGtttacgaaccggaaatcgaaagactcgcaagaaggaacctagcaagccggttagaagcaactcttgcttctaatcaaaccaaccaaacaccaccactcacgccgaccattgaaaccgattcaatggcgaatCAAAACTCCAATCAAAACCAGAACCAATTCCAATACCGGAGCAACTTTAATCCCGCTCAAAAcacccaacctatacctcaagaacaaccgggtggtaacaccaacgctagaccacccactccacctttccgaaaccaaaatcccaataGCTCTCAacgaacaccccaacaacaaCCCTCCATCTACAAGCATCGTTAcccatcaaccttgatgatcggaatgtcaattccgatcgtagaggtaatcgtgatcgcggcaatcccgcgaatgaagacccatttttcaacatcgacgacttgagaaatgcaatccccgatgatgaaccttatagtgttcccggttattaatcgccggaacatgtaagcattcatacAGAAAATTCGGATGATGGGGGTTACTTTGATGATCGAGTGGATGACGATGAAGGTTGGGGATACATTAATAGGGGTAATGCCTACAATGCAAGAGAGTACGAAGATGAAGAGTttggctatcaaaatgccaaTTACGTTGGGGAGGAAGAGTATGGCTATGGGAATAGAAGGAATGACGGTTGTGGGAATAACCGCCAACCACGAAACAACAACCAACGGAATCGAAATGAAGGGTAttacaataacaataacaatggaaaccccaatcggattcctcgtttcgtgggaggtggaAATCAAAGAGGTAATCAAGGTGGGAATCAAGTAAGGGGTGAGAGAAGGGATGAGAGGCGAGATGAAAGAAGGAACGTTCAAAGAGATGATAGGAGGGATAACCGAAGAATGGATGATCAAGAAGTCAATGGTCCTTATCGttgtcaacaacctccacggggagtaaacGACCGTTTCAGGCCGATCGTCACCGAGAACGATTCACCCATTGTTTGTGAGcgaaggatgtttgattgtaaaccacattacatcaacatacttcctcatttcAATGGGAGGTCTAACGATGAGCCCTACACACATCTTGCGGAATTTTCTTCAGTTTGTAATACTATTAGGGGACACAACTTTGCTCTAGAAGAAGTCAAACTTCGCTTATTCCAATTTTCACTAAAGGATAAAGCAAAGCAGTGGTTTCTTACACTCCCGGCCAATAGCATCTGCACATGGGGGGAAATGCAACAGGCGTTTTTAGACGAGTACTACTCTATGGCAAAGACTGATGATGCTCGTGATGAAATTCGGTCTTTTCGCCAATTATCAGGCGAACCGTTGCCTGAAGCCTTTACCAGATTTAGGGAAATGATGCGAAGATGCCCTCATCATCAAATCGAGAAGTGGGAGTTGGTTAAATGCTTTGTACGGGGTCTGGATGACAACACATCGAACCGACTTGAGTCGATGAGTAATGGGACTCTTCTGAGCAACCACGAagacgatgattgggagtttttaGAGCGGATGAGTAAGCGGTCAAAAgagaaagaatcggccgatagagcaaagAAACATCCCGTTTCCCGatcacttcccgatctcgattctAAGGATCGGATTTCTACTTTAGAGCGGGAAATGGCTCACATAAAAAAGAAGGAAGTAAACGCGGTGCAGTTTGCGGTGTGTGAGGATTGTGGAGATATTGGCCATACGACCGATCAATGCCCAACGGGGCCGGGTGAGTACACCGAGGAAGTCAATCAAGTGTTCGGGGATAGAAAGAACAATGACATGAACTCGAACACCTACCATCCCGGATTGAGAAACCATCCCAACTTCCGATATGGGAATGCCTCTAACCAAATGAATCCGAATTTCCAATCTGGAAATCAAGGCGGGTATTCGCACCAAACTCGCCAAAGAGGTTACAACCAAGATGGTCACGGGTTGACGAATAATCAAGGAGGTGGTGGTGATTTGAATGCAAAGATGGATGCAATGCTTTCGATGATGCAAGAGTCCAAGAAAGAGAATGAAATTCGGGATAAATTGCATGAAGCATTAGCAAAACAAGTGGGCCAACTTGCGGAGGAAATGGCACAAATGAGGGGGAGCATGGGAAAGCTCCCAAGTGACAccacggtgaaccctaagcatcaaagTTCAAGCACGGGCAATGTGAGGAATGTGCACATTAGCGCGGTAAGTCTTCTTTCAAATGATGAGGTTTGTAGTGGTGTTGAAAGCATTCCACCACAATGCGTTGATGGTGTAGTGGGAAATACAAGAGATGAGTTGGAAAGTAAAAATGAACAAGAAACGATTTCacaaattaaaattgaaaaaatgaataaaaattctttttgtgaaaattgtTAAAATCAAATTAAACCGATTAATGCATCAAAAGTTGAGGAACGGTACCCACCGAAGGATGAGAGGTGGGAAAATTTTAAACAAGCAAAAATTAATTTACCGTTACTCGATGACATTAAAAAGGTTCCGGCTCATGTGGAATGCTTAAAGGAGTTAAGCATCGAAAAACGGCACAACAAATTACCCGAACCGGTTGATTTGATATCACATGTTAGTGCCGTTCTATCGAGTGCCATTCCTCAAAAAGCTCAAGATCCGGGAGATCCTCTTATTCCAATTCAAATTGGAACCTTCAAAATTGAGAGGGCGCTCCTCGATCTTGGAGCTCGTGTGAGCATTTTACCCGggagtttgtatgaccaatacgattttggtccattaAAAAATTTTGATACTCCTGTGGTATTGGCCGATCAGACTCCCACGCATCCAAGGGGGATGGTGGAGGATGTGATAGTTAAGGTGGATGATTGCTACTACCCAGTTGACTTTTTGCTAGTAGACTATGTTGGGTGTGTTGAGGATACCCAACCGGTAGTTATCTTGGGTAGACCGTTCTTGGCAACTGCTAATGCCATAATAAATTGTGCAACGGGAACGGTAAGCATGAAGTTTGGGGACCGGGAattaaatttaaatgtttttCCAAATTTCACTAACCCGCTCGGTGAGGATAAGTGTCCTAAAAAGGACATGAATCCAAACAAAAAGGTGTGTGCTATGGTTGGTAGGTTGGAAGAAACAAGGAAGAAAACAGTCAAGAAAAAGAAGGCGAAAAAGTTGCCTgtagaaaagaagaaggaagatgAGGTGATGAAATTTGGACCGTTTGGCAACAAATGGTATGAATCACCGGTGGGTGATTTCGAGGAGTTTGTAGGCAGCAAGCATGCCATTCGACCACCATGAGGTGGTAAGTcaattgttgttgtatattttatttCGCATTTCGTTTTAGTTGTTATCCGTAGTTTAgttagtattgttgttgttgtataattttgttttttcgttttagtagttaaatgaacgttgtgggtgtgttccctatataaccctcacgagacctactcgtcctcccaagctattgggaggtttaaaagggcttgttgcatacgctaaatgcaaccgtgattcctacgaaagtgagttagggcTGTTATTGTTGTACATTTTTTTTCCACAAAAATCAAGGTAATTTAACGCATGATTTGGTAACACTTTcataaaaatggtagaactaagtagctaacaaatttcaatggttgtgagaagcatgcttctacacaagggttaaaatttgtaggtacattatgttcgcgggacaaccgttttatgaagagaagaagaagatatGGGCATCCAGcgacaaaaatcaggtgcatgcgtttcctttttaccttgattcttagtttagtaataagtggattgtattttgtattttatttttccggggtgaaattttgggaaggttagccgtgtcacatcccttgtgcatttttaaaactctagtttttacatattgaggacaatgtttacctcaagtgtggggatgggggagtagtaaaagttttcgattttgacccgttcatttaaacactacacattgaggacaatgtttacctcaagtgtggggatggggggaaatttaaaaaatttttcaaaaatttcttgtttcaaaagcgatcttaaaagcacaagtaactaagttaacaggggatggcacaacccatttggtcttttgtcatggtcaagctcaaattaatagcatgacgggtatttagcgggtggttatttgggaataattcgcctaaagAACTAGCattttatgcatatcacataccatacccttatacgtgaggttttgagccacttttatatcatagatttacatatacatgtttctttgtttgagtggaccattagccACGTATTATAGAACTTgcgacttttgatacgtttgagaccatagaccgaatacaagcacgagaatgattaaggcattaggtaaaccttttccgtttacaccatttatatatccttaccaaaaaaaaaattatcccttagtagccaattttgagcctaaccctttcgtttgaccaccctttagcccataaccttaaacctttttgtttttaacccgtgtgatggaaattcgattataggagtcaagtttgtatagttgtttgtttgttttcatataaaaaaaagaagaaaaatcggaaaatgttatgaaaaagacgagaaaattttgagaaaagaacaaaaatatgtGTTCTTAGTTGAGAAATAAAAGGCGAAAGCTTGTTGCCTTCTAGTTTGATATTGGTAGTTAGTTGTGCGTAGATTagttgttttgtaataaaaatcgaatttgcatcaccttagccactttaaaatatcctatttcctacccttagcctagccctgTTACAACCCGTtcaaagaccttatgacttgtgcttgATATTCGTgctcggtggtggagaatgattgagttgcaagcctatgcgggtacgtgttctaatcggttttgagcgattaattgattgaagtgctaatacattatacacatTAGCCAAGttataagccgagtggagagaacattgtgagggatgtgcatgactTGTTAGCTTTatgggcgggttaatcttggataaccattttttTTTGTGATTAGTCACTTCGCcgttaaatatgttgaaaattgtaaacagtttgaactttagtatgacaattgaccttaaccttcgtctcgggaatggggagtgtattcgttgttcgacccacgtgaaagtgaaaaaacagatttgcttgagggcaagcaaaagacaagtgtggggatgtgatacgtggtcgaaaacttgttatcgtttgtgcttaagttgatgtttttacatagcttttaatcttgaatagcctacttttaatgggatttgtgttttacaggtctaaaagagtttaaggagctaatcgggagctaaacggagcaccgggacgtgaatcggatcaaccggggatgtgaaatgaacaaaaccgggttaatcacgAAGACTGGATGTGTTTTGGgaatgttaatggatttaaaatgaatatattggaagatggcatgatagagggctgaattacgagtacgtgggcgaaaacggtgagtaaaacggagctataccgaagaagttatgaagaaaacagtttcggacgaaacaggaaaaactagagggcgtcgggGACGGGCTctaggccgtcgccgacgggctctagaaagtTCCGTCGTGAAAAAATGCCCGTAAACAGCCAAACAAGCCGTCGGGTGATTTCAGCAAatggggaggccgtcgccgacgggtcccaggccgtcggcgacgggttgtgGTTTCCTGAAACGCGAAAAATTGGGTATCTTTGATATTGGAACGATTCTAATTGGTCTTGGGGCATTCAACTCGGGAGTTACACTCCTTGGAAGGTTTGAATCTTGTGCTGGGAGCCACAATCACAAAACCATCACCTACCATTCCATCATCTTGATATCTACAACCCGAATCATCATCATCCAACACATAATCAATCATCAAACCCTAGTTCGCCAATCCATCATCCTTCTCACCATCATCATTccataaaccctaattctccatcattccttcatcctacaagcttcaagatgactccatccgcattccaaacacccggtgatcaagttgcatcaaccatgagcggctaatcatctcggtttcactccggcgtaggtagttgttaattcaagtgtttcgaattgttcttgtttcatcttagtgacaatttgtgtttggtttttgaaacttttgacaatagtattacatttgttacgaattcatgaattgtcgaacgatgttaaaagttatgactttgtgaaacggtgatatgtaattgtacgttgtcgttgttaggatttacttgtgttgattacaaagtgtctttttgtccgttcttcgggacgttgatagttagtagcacctaagtcacggtacactaaatccgttaatcgaatgcatttgagttgaaactaaaacttgtagaaatcctaggttaacaaTTACCGAAGCCGGGcatgattcctttttattattattgttctagtaaccGTTTTTATTGCAATCGTTAAGTAGTATTTGTCAATCATTCTCATCAATCCATTTAGTTAAAAATCATATCTTTCAATTAAACGAAAACACAAAAatactttagcaagcttcataaattgtgacaattgttttaattcattcgaatccacacacaaaccacatactcttcgtggttcgaccccttactaccactaacacattgttaagggtaatttgggcttataaatattatctttgatcgaagcgcgacactccgatcaacgGGATAATGGGATCCTTTATTAGAAGTAGGATTCTAAATATACCACATgtacaaaaaatatatatgttctacATGTATTGAATAAATCTTTTTAACGAAACGGTtgattaaattaaatatttttattttaatatgtgattatcagttatccttgtccttatcatcaaaatataaaaacaattaaaaataccaattaaataaaatctttatctttataaatatttaaataaaatctttatctttataaatatttaaaacgctaatatattttttttaattttaataattaatatatgattataataattaatatattattatcagttatctttttctttatcattaaaatctcttctacaaattttaaatttaatattatcaataattgACTTTCCATAAcaaatatttagaaaaataattaagACTGCCTCATAGAGCGTCATGTGTGCCtaacatggtttcttttattatatagtactaggttagaaccccgtacattacacgggttgaataaatataattttatatactaaataataaaaaagttacatctttaaaaactcGTGCATTGGACGGATTGGATAAACACGTGTATTATACGGCTTGAATACATATAATATAATTGGTTAATACAAACACTCGTTAAtatatgtttttgaaaaaaaaaatgaactttgatgtatTATATACTTTTTATAACAtttaactttgttttttatttattactAGGTTATatccccgtgtattacacgggttgaataaataaattttatatactaaataataaaacaatatatatttaaaaaactcATTTATtgcacaggttgaataaatataagtttttatattaaataataaaaagttatatctataagaaccatattgtacggattgaataaatttaattttatataccaaataaaaaagttatatctttaaaaccacgtgtattacacgggttgaataaatgcaattttatatacaaaataattaaaaaattacatctttaaaaatatgcgcattacacggtttgaatacaTGTAACtttctatactaaataataaaaaaatatatatatccttgGAAAATCCTGTGTATTGTAcaaattgaataaatctaattttgtatatcaaataataaaaagttatatcttaaaaaaaactcatgtattacatgggtcgagtaaatgtaattttgtatagtgaaaataaaaaatatttaatatattaatacaaagtttggttttcatgataaaaatagattatcatgttgttgcaaaatttgttaacgaagtctcaataaatttaaccctttatttaaaactccgtaaatgtataaatgataaataatattagttaattttattttaagtttcgtaaaatctatttgataccaaactaaacaaaacgttcaaatataattaattcaaataaataatattataaatgagaaggagattaaactaaataataatcctccgtaagatattaaactaataatatttagtaagaGAGTGatctataatataatatattaaactaaAAAATATTTAGTAGGaaagttatctataattaattagaagagattaaactaaaataataattatctataagagatggtctaatatgatgacaagtgtccctaaagtggttttttttattatatattaaagaTTATTAGGTTAGAACCTTGTGTATTACATAAATTATAAcatttactttgttttttttatttattaataggtTAGAAATTAGAAATTTGTTTGTTACACTTGGCTGAATCAATGaaatataaatagttataaataagcagaaaacaaaagaaatattaaattaataaGAGATAagagaaaaaataaaataaaataaaatattcttatttatttaaaaaaacttaTAATGTTCCGATGTTGGATATATACTATGTTGATTCGTATAAAGATATTTGTGATCTGAAAACTtagttatttaaaaatattttaatatatttttcattcttatttattaaaagaaatttacagTGTTCCGATGTTAGATATATATTATGTTGAATACCCAtaattattaaatttaaataaaaattgcTATCTTTAAAGATAAGTATTATAAAGAACCAAtaagtaatataaataaataataagatattttATGGAACTTTATCCGTAAAAATGTCtgaaacatatattaaatttaataatttaaactaaataataattataaggATAGATGGTC
It encodes:
- the LOC110895248 gene encoding uncharacterized protein LOC110895248, with translation MGVTLMIEWMTMKVGDTLIGVMPTMQESTKMKSLAIKMPITLGRKSMAMGIEGMTVVGITANHETTTNGIEMKVCNTIRGHNFALEEVKLRLFQFSLKDKAKQWFLTLPANSICTWGEMQQAFLDEYYSMAKTDDARDEIRSFRQLSGEPLPEAFTRFREMMRRCPHHQIEKWELVKCFVRGLDDNTSNRLESMSNGTLLSNHEDDDWEFLERMSKRSKEKESADRAKKHPVSRSLPDLDSKDRISTLEREMAHIKKKEVNAVQFAVCEDCGDIGHTTDQCPTGPGEYTEEVNQVFGDRKNNDMNSNTYHPGLRNHPNFRYGNASNQMNPNFQSGNQGGYSHQTRQRGYNQDGHGLTNNQGGGGDLNAKMDAMLSMMQESKKENEIRDKLHEALAKQVGQLAEEMAQMRGSMGKLPSDTTVNPKHQSSSTGNVRNVHISAVSLLSNDEVCSGVESIPPQCVDGVVGNTRDELEIEERYPPKDERWENFKQAKINLPLLDDIKKVPAHVECLKELSIEKRHNKLPEPVDLISHVSAVLSSAIPQKAQDPGDPLIPIQIGTFKIERALLDLGARVSILPGSLYDQYDFGPLKNFDTPVVLADQTPTHPRGMVEDVIVKVDDCYYPVDFLLVDYVGCVEDTQPVVILGRPFLATANAIINCATGTVSMKFGDRELNLNVFPNFTNPLGEDKCPKKDMNPNKKVCAMVGRLEETRKKTVKKKKAKKLPVEKKKEDEVMKFGPFGNKWYESPVGDFEEFVGSKHAIRPP